In the Leptolyngbya sp. SIO1E4 genome, one interval contains:
- the rsmG gene encoding 16S rRNA (guanine(527)-N(7))-methyltransferase RsmG, protein MTQADHALVRLPDQFQTWQESLHWCPSPEQQQLFQTVYADILRGNQQMNLTRITEPSEFWEKHLWDSLSGLSPWLQPVTSRPDWAIPHAIETAIDIGTGAGFPGLPAAIALPTWQVTLLDSTQKKIRFLQDLIQSAGLANVQTIADRAEFLAHQLSHREHYDLVLLRAVGSAATCAEYALPLVKLGGIAVLYRGQWSEDDSRRLSQAAHQLGGSLLAVQAWQTPLTQGERHCVYLHKHTPTRDAFPRPVGVPAKQPLT, encoded by the coding sequence ATGACCCAGGCTGATCATGCCCTTGTCCGTTTGCCTGACCAGTTTCAGACCTGGCAAGAGAGTTTACACTGGTGTCCTTCTCCAGAGCAGCAACAGCTATTTCAGACGGTATACGCTGACATTCTTCGCGGGAATCAGCAAATGAACCTGACCCGTATCACAGAACCCTCCGAGTTTTGGGAGAAGCACCTATGGGACTCCTTAAGTGGCTTATCTCCTTGGTTACAACCGGTCACATCGCGTCCTGATTGGGCTATCCCCCACGCGATTGAAACCGCGATTGATATTGGGACTGGGGCCGGGTTCCCAGGATTACCCGCTGCGATCGCCCTGCCAACCTGGCAAGTGACTCTTCTAGACTCGACGCAAAAAAAAATTCGATTTCTGCAGGATCTTATCCAGTCAGCAGGTCTTGCTAACGTGCAGACAATTGCTGATAGAGCAGAGTTTTTAGCCCATCAGCTTAGCCATCGAGAGCACTACGATCTGGTTCTACTGCGCGCGGTCGGCTCCGCCGCCACCTGCGCTGAGTATGCTCTCCCCCTTGTGAAACTAGGAGGAATCGCCGTGCTTTATCGCGGTCAATGGTCTGAGGATGATTCCCGGCGTCTGTCTCAAGCGGCGCATCAGCTCGGTGGCAGCCTTCTTGCTGTACAAGCGTGGCAAACCCCTTTAACTCAAGGGGAACGTCACTGTGTTTACCTGCATAAGCACACACCCACGAGGGATGCCTTCCCGCGTCCTGTAGGGGTTCCGGCTAAACAACCCTTGACTTGA
- a CDS encoding SDR family NAD(P)-dependent oxidoreductase: MTFGEGLQQGIALVVGASQGIGLGFVRHLLEEARIARVYATYRNPNTAAALLALNHPQLTCLPMDATQESAIAQCAADIQARGDTLDLMINCVGILHDGDLQPEKGLRQIDSANLLHYFQVNSLPTVLLAKHLQPLLKKRTGSVFTTISAKVGSIEDNHLGGWYGYRASKAALNMFLKTIAIEYRRKNPHTIVVALHPGTTDTRLSKPFQRNVSPGKLFSVDRTVSQLLTIIHGLTEADSGKFFSWDGSRLPW, encoded by the coding sequence ATGACATTTGGTGAAGGGTTGCAGCAGGGTATTGCCCTAGTCGTTGGGGCTAGCCAGGGCATTGGATTGGGATTTGTAAGACATCTGCTAGAGGAAGCACGTATCGCTCGGGTTTATGCCACTTATCGCAACCCAAACACAGCCGCCGCCCTATTGGCCCTTAATCACCCCCAGCTCACCTGCTTACCGATGGATGCTACCCAGGAAAGTGCGATCGCCCAATGTGCAGCCGACATCCAGGCCCGAGGCGACACTCTTGATCTGATGATTAATTGTGTTGGCATTCTCCACGATGGCGATCTGCAACCCGAAAAAGGGCTGCGACAAATCGATTCCGCCAACCTCCTTCACTATTTTCAGGTCAATAGCCTTCCGACGGTTTTATTGGCCAAGCATCTGCAACCGTTGCTCAAAAAGCGAACTGGTAGCGTATTCACCACGATTTCAGCCAAAGTCGGCAGCATTGAAGACAATCATCTGGGAGGGTGGTACGGCTATCGTGCCTCCAAAGCCGCCCTGAATATGTTTCTGAAGACAATTGCGATTGAATATCGCCGTAAAAATCCTCACACTATTGTGGTGGCGCTGCACCCAGGCACAACAGATACGCGCCTTTCTAAACCTTTTCAGCGCAATGTGTCGCCGGGAAAACTGTTCTCAGTAGATCGCACGGTTAGTCAGCTTTTGACCATCATCCATGGTTTGACTGAGGCAGACAGTGGAAAGTTTTTCTCATGGGATGGGAGCCGACTCCCCTGGTAA
- a CDS encoding helix-turn-helix transcriptional regulator, translating to MRPIHHPDKEDISLECVLYALGDPVRLAIVKRLAIEQELSCAAIEVPVAKSTLSHHFKILREAGVIYCRKQGTQHMNSLRQEDLSDRFPGLLETILSVAEAKTIASAER from the coding sequence ATGAGGCCGATTCACCATCCAGATAAGGAAGATATTTCCCTAGAGTGTGTGTTGTATGCTCTGGGCGACCCTGTGCGGTTAGCCATTGTGAAGCGCTTGGCAATTGAACAAGAACTTTCTTGCGCCGCGATAGAAGTCCCAGTGGCGAAGTCTACCCTTTCTCACCACTTTAAGATCTTGCGAGAAGCAGGGGTTATTTATTGTCGCAAGCAGGGAACCCAGCATATGAATTCTCTGCGTCAAGAGGATTTGAGCGATCGCTTTCCGGGACTACTAGAAACAATTTTGAGTGTTGCTGAGGCCAAGACCATCGCTTCAGCGGAGAGATAA
- the trxA gene encoding thioredoxin, with the protein MSAVAETTQATFATDVLQSDSPVLVDFWAPWCGPCRLVSGVVDEIAQDYAGRVKVVKINTDEQAAIASQYGIRSIPTLVVFNQGQAVDRVVGAVPKTTLAQTLDKHLS; encoded by the coding sequence ATGTCCGCTGTTGCAGAAACTACCCAAGCAACTTTCGCAACGGATGTCCTTCAGAGTGATTCGCCTGTTCTAGTAGATTTCTGGGCGCCTTGGTGTGGCCCTTGTCGGTTGGTGTCTGGCGTTGTTGATGAAATTGCTCAAGACTACGCAGGCCGTGTCAAGGTTGTCAAGATTAATACCGATGAGCAGGCGGCGATTGCCTCCCAATACGGCATCCGCAGCATTCCTACGCTCGTGGTGTTTAACCAGGGGCAGGCGGTTGATCGAGTCGTGGGGGCGGTGCCTAAGACCACGTTGGCGCAGACTTTAGACAAGCATTTGAGCTGA